A single Ancylothrix sp. D3o DNA region contains:
- a CDS encoding calcium-binding protein, which yields MFVILELDPNAQGTPESDIITGTGGKDTIFGNGGSQDIISGLAGSDFIVAGNGNDNLNGENGNDTIIGSDGNDFIIDNGVEQPDRDDDLFFGNLGQDFLQGDRGNDTLYGGKGNDELTGGDGNDFLFGDLGSDELTGSAGSDVFALRVNANDIDVINDFQDGVDRIGLTGGLKFDDILLKQVDSLQPDSALTQKGLSYTLADIVISLKSSGQIIGAINSPNANETLNVSQLDASDFISSSDFFSF from the coding sequence ATGTTTGTTATTCTTGAGCTAGATCCAAACGCACAAGGAACTCCTGAGAGCGATATAATTACAGGAACAGGGGGTAAAGATACTATTTTTGGGAACGGAGGAAGTCAAGACATCATTTCTGGACTTGCAGGTAGCGATTTTATTGTTGCTGGGAATGGGAATGATAATCTTAATGGTGAAAACGGGAATGATACGATTATCGGTTCAGACGGTAATGATTTTATAATAGATAACGGAGTAGAACAACCTGATCGAGACGATGATTTGTTTTTTGGTAATCTTGGGCAAGATTTTTTACAAGGAGATCGAGGCAATGATACCCTTTATGGAGGGAAAGGAAATGATGAGCTAACAGGTGGGGATGGAAATGACTTTTTGTTTGGAGATTTAGGTTCGGATGAACTGACGGGAAGTGCGGGTTCAGATGTATTTGCTCTGAGAGTTAATGCTAACGATATTGATGTGATTAATGATTTTCAAGATGGAGTTGATCGAATTGGTTTAACCGGAGGTCTTAAATTTGATGACATTCTCTTGAAGCAAGTAGATTCTTTACAACCCGATTCAGCATTGACACAAAAAGGACTTAGTTATACCTTGGCTGATATAGTGATTAGTCTCAAATCTAGTGGTCAAATCATAGGTGCTATTAACTCTCCAAATGCAAATGAAACCTTGAACGTAAGCCAACTAGACGCGAGTGATTTCATCTCTAGTTCAGATTTTTTTAGCTTTTAG
- a CDS encoding NB-ARC domain-containing protein gives MDIQEVLQWTDEQVFAKTGKHFDSLQKLILEEVWQGKKYTEIAKKCNRSEEHIKQVARKLWKLLSELLEEDIKQANVRSILERKVISTIYNYGKSSQIVGYMKSHINICTENRPYPEEIKPPSPSPPDTPQNKNQTPIIDLTQAPALTEYYPRTTEETTLKNWILNTTTPLITIYGLNGIGKSSLTLQLIQEIQTEFDYIIWQSLNDKPTLTTLQTNLKQIFSQTQKTPFPTILDYFRTYRCLVIIDDLQNIFKTREIAGQYLHEYEDYHNFFKQIATTTHQSCLILLTSEKPREITALEGENRPAKKLHLKGLGEQAKQILKQQQLNGEEKWPELITLYQSHPTWLNIIASTIQEFFNGSVSQYLADPNDIYLGEIEPALETQLQRLSDSEKTVIRWLAGQTKPVEISQGPVETALSKTQFLQAIESLNRRSLVEKEQLSAKARFQINPIFKQYIQSNYSIS, from the coding sequence ATGGACATTCAAGAGGTTTTGCAATGGACTGATGAGCAAGTATTCGCCAAGACAGGAAAACATTTTGATTCGTTGCAAAAACTTATATTAGAGGAAGTTTGGCAAGGTAAGAAATATACTGAAATAGCTAAAAAGTGCAATCGTTCAGAAGAGCATATTAAACAAGTTGCTAGAAAATTATGGAAACTTCTCTCTGAGCTTTTGGAAGAAGATATTAAACAAGCTAATGTTCGCTCTATCTTAGAAAGAAAAGTAATATCTACGATTTACAATTATGGTAAGTCTTCACAGATTGTTGGTTACATGAAGAGTCATATCAATATCTGTACAGAAAATCGGCCCTATCCAGAAGAAATTAAACCACCCTCACCCTCACCCCCAGACACTCCCCAAAACAAAAATCAAACCCCAATAATAGACTTAACACAAGCACCGGCCCTAACCGAATATTACCCCCGCACCACAGAAGAAACCACCCTCAAAAACTGGATATTAAACACCACTACCCCCCTAATTACAATCTACGGCTTAAATGGAATAGGAAAAAGCAGCCTCACCCTCCAACTTATCCAAGAAATACAAACAGAATTTGACTACATTATCTGGCAAAGCCTCAACGACAAACCCACCCTAACCACCCTACAAACCAACCTCAAACAAATTTTTTCCCAAACCCAAAAAACCCCCTTCCCAACAATCCTAGATTATTTCCGCACCTATCGCTGTTTAGTTATTATTGATGACCTCCAAAACATCTTTAAAACCCGTGAAATAGCCGGCCAATACTTACACGAATATGAAGATTACCACAATTTTTTTAAACAAATAGCCACCACAACCCATCAAAGTTGCTTAATACTCCTGACATCAGAAAAACCCAGAGAAATAACAGCATTAGAAGGAGAAAACAGGCCCGCCAAAAAATTACACCTCAAAGGCTTAGGAGAACAAGCCAAACAAATCTTAAAACAACAACAATTAAACGGCGAGGAAAAATGGCCAGAACTAATTACCCTTTATCAAAGTCATCCTACCTGGTTAAACATCATAGCCTCAACAATTCAAGAATTCTTTAACGGTAGCGTCTCCCAGTATTTAGCCGACCCGAATGATATATATTTAGGAGAGATAGAGCCGGCCTTAGAAACTCAATTACAGCGCCTATCCGACTCTGAAAAAACCGTGATAAGGTGGTTGGCCGGCCAAACAAAACCCGTAGAAATCTCACAAGGGCCGGTGGAAACAGCATTATCAAAAACTCAATTTTTGCAAGCCATAGAATCCTTAAACCGGCGCAGCTTAGTAGAAAAAGAGCAACTCTCAGCAAAAGCAAGGTTTCAAATTAACCCTATCTTTAAACAATACATACAATCCAATTACTCTATCAGTTGA
- a CDS encoding type II toxin-antitoxin system HicB family antitoxin — MKYTVIIQWSQEDECFVVFLPEFLEVMQPVTHGESYEDAVKNAQEVIELLVESYREEGKALPEMKKIKEILPAA; from the coding sequence ATGAAATATACTGTTATTATTCAATGGTCGCAAGAGGATGAATGTTTTGTTGTTTTTCTGCCTGAATTTCTGGAGGTAATGCAGCCGGTGACTCATGGAGAGAGTTATGAAGATGCTGTGAAAAATGCTCAAGAGGTTATAGAGTTGCTGGTTGAAAGTTATCGAGAAGAAGGGAAAGCTTTACCTGAAATGAAAAAAATCAAAGAAATATTGCCGGCTGCATAA
- a CDS encoding type II toxin-antitoxin system HicA family toxin translates to MPRKIGELKSLLLKAGFICQPAKGSHSKWKHPKLPQAIIIAGKDGSDAKLYLERQVNDCLEALKKIEEEEEEK, encoded by the coding sequence ATGCCTAGAAAGATCGGAGAATTAAAAAGCCTTTTGCTCAAAGCAGGATTTATTTGCCAACCGGCCAAGGGTAGCCATAGTAAGTGGAAGCACCCGAAATTGCCACAGGCTATCATTATTGCGGGTAAGGATGGCAGTGATGCTAAACTTTATTTGGAAAGGCAAGTGAATGATTGTTTAGAAGCACTGAAAAAAATTGAAGAGGAGGAGGAAGAGAAATGA